In Mycobacterium sp. Aquia_216, a genomic segment contains:
- a CDS encoding fatty acyl-AMP ligase, with protein sequence MGRPHLSIDAVKPLAADINDYVLADGTIVLPDGLTLTSFFDQNRAAFGDRPSYRFVDYAKEQDGRVVELSWNELWTQVRAIGARLQQVAKPGDRVAILAPQGLEYVASFFAAVHAGNIAVPLFAPTLAGHTERLTAVLADARPAVVLTTTAAAESVRASLRAHPVAGRPRLIAVDAIPASLAAMFTEPTIGTDDTAYLQYTSGSTRSPAGVEVTHRAVITNVLQMILGANLHRNTHSVSWLPLYHDMGLIMIMFPALCGGEYLTLLDPMAFVRRPFRWIKGLSAEAANGPTFAAAPNFAYELTAERGLPPDGVNIDLRNVVGLLNGSEPVTMSAIEKFTEAFAPYGLPATAVKPAYGMAEATLGVSMTALDAAAHAVFLDRVQLADGHAVIVDPDADGAVAYVSCGRPFRDLWAVIASPDGAEVPDGTVGEIWLHGNNIARGYFGRDEESQRTFGNKLQSRLERGSHAEGAPDNCYWLATGDLGVHIDGELYLTGRIKDLVIIDGRNHYPHDIETTVSHSSPAIRTGYVAAFAVPADSQDGGSAEQLVVVAERAAGVGRADPDAIAAAVRAAVSREHQVRVADIRLVAAGMIPRTTSGKLARNACRAAYLEGRFSR encoded by the coding sequence CAATGATTACGTCCTCGCCGACGGCACCATCGTCTTGCCTGACGGTTTGACCCTGACCTCGTTCTTCGACCAAAACCGGGCAGCATTCGGTGACCGTCCGTCATACCGCTTCGTCGATTACGCGAAAGAGCAGGACGGACGCGTCGTCGAACTGAGCTGGAATGAGCTGTGGACCCAGGTGCGAGCCATCGGCGCCCGTCTCCAGCAAGTCGCCAAGCCCGGAGACCGCGTCGCGATCCTGGCGCCACAGGGCCTTGAATATGTGGCGTCGTTCTTCGCCGCCGTCCACGCCGGCAACATCGCGGTTCCATTGTTTGCGCCGACCCTGGCCGGTCACACCGAGCGGTTGACGGCGGTGCTGGCCGACGCGCGGCCCGCCGTGGTGTTGACGACCACCGCGGCGGCCGAGTCCGTGCGGGCGTCGCTGCGTGCACATCCGGTGGCCGGACGGCCACGCCTGATCGCGGTCGACGCGATCCCGGCGTCGCTGGCCGCCATGTTCACCGAGCCGACCATCGGCACGGACGATACTGCGTATCTGCAGTACACCTCGGGGTCGACGCGCAGCCCGGCCGGTGTGGAGGTCACGCATCGCGCCGTGATCACCAATGTGCTGCAGATGATCCTGGGCGCCAACCTGCACCGAAACACCCACAGCGTCAGCTGGTTGCCGCTCTACCACGACATGGGATTGATCATGATCATGTTCCCGGCGTTGTGCGGCGGCGAATACCTCACACTGCTGGATCCCATGGCATTCGTCCGCCGACCCTTCCGGTGGATCAAAGGATTGAGCGCGGAAGCCGCCAACGGCCCGACATTTGCGGCCGCACCCAACTTCGCGTACGAGTTGACCGCCGAGCGGGGGCTTCCGCCCGACGGCGTCAACATTGACTTACGCAACGTGGTCGGGCTGCTCAACGGCTCGGAGCCGGTGACCATGTCGGCAATCGAGAAATTCACGGAGGCGTTCGCCCCCTACGGCCTTCCCGCGACGGCGGTCAAACCGGCCTACGGGATGGCGGAGGCGACACTGGGCGTGTCCATGACCGCGCTGGACGCGGCGGCCCACGCCGTCTTCCTCGACCGTGTTCAACTTGCCGACGGGCACGCGGTGATCGTCGACCCGGACGCCGACGGCGCGGTCGCCTACGTGTCCTGCGGCCGCCCGTTCCGTGACCTCTGGGCGGTGATCGCCAGCCCGGACGGTGCCGAGGTGCCGGACGGCACGGTCGGGGAAATCTGGCTGCACGGCAACAACATTGCCCGGGGCTACTTCGGACGCGACGAAGAATCACAACGCACGTTCGGCAACAAGCTGCAGTCCCGGCTGGAGCGGGGCAGCCATGCCGAGGGCGCCCCGGACAACTGCTACTGGTTGGCCACCGGCGATCTCGGCGTGCACATCGACGGTGAGCTCTACTTGACCGGACGCATCAAAGACCTCGTCATCATCGACGGTCGCAACCACTACCCGCACGACATCGAAACCACGGTCAGTCATTCCTCACCGGCCATCCGCACCGGCTACGTGGCCGCGTTCGCGGTTCCGGCCGACTCCCAGGACGGCGGTTCCGCGGAGCAGCTTGTCGTCGTCGCCGAACGCGCCGCGGGTGTCGGGCGCGCGGATCCCGACGCGATCGCCGCGGCCGTGCGCGCAGCGGTATCCCGCGAGCATCAGGTCCGGGTCGCCGACATCCGGCTCGTCGCCGCCGGCATGATTCCCCGCACCACTAGCGGCAAACTCGCCCGTAACGCGTGCCGGGCCGCCTACCTCGAAGGCCGGTTCAGCCGATAA
- a CDS encoding phosphotransferase family protein, which translates to MSAVVSIPRYPGDVTPAWLSTALSERHPPVEVSNVDVVAIGTGQTGATYRVTAQYASDPGDLPKTFVIKLPAADDTVRDRVVIGYRSECAFYTAVADRVRVPTPSCFYCEITDDAMEYALLLADQAPAVQGDQIAGCGEQEARLSVAALAGLHGPSWCDPFWLDLPGLAFPRPDEAGAKGLGEVAKMSADITMEKLGDRMSAEDRETFTATMDLVTPWLFAERDRFALLHGDYRLDNLLFDPAHGWVSVVDWQTLGVGLPARDLAYFTATSLNSELRSALEEDLVGEYHQALLGYGVTGYDRETCWRDYRLGMPQALLISALGFAFATATERGDDMVLAMLGRGCRAVRELGTLELLS; encoded by the coding sequence ATGAGTGCTGTGGTGTCGATTCCGCGGTACCCCGGCGACGTGACACCAGCATGGTTATCCACAGCGCTCAGCGAACGCCACCCGCCGGTCGAGGTGTCGAACGTCGACGTGGTGGCCATCGGCACGGGCCAGACCGGGGCGACCTACCGCGTGACGGCCCAATATGCCTCGGACCCGGGCGATCTGCCAAAGACTTTCGTGATCAAGCTGCCCGCTGCGGACGACACCGTGCGCGACCGCGTGGTGATCGGCTACCGCAGCGAATGCGCGTTCTACACCGCGGTGGCCGACCGGGTACGGGTGCCGACGCCGAGTTGCTTCTACTGCGAGATCACCGACGACGCCATGGAATACGCGCTTCTGCTCGCCGATCAAGCGCCCGCGGTGCAAGGCGACCAGATCGCGGGGTGCGGCGAGCAGGAGGCGCGGCTCTCGGTGGCGGCGTTGGCCGGTCTGCATGGGCCCAGCTGGTGCGACCCCTTCTGGCTGGATCTGCCCGGTCTGGCGTTTCCCCGCCCGGACGAGGCCGGCGCCAAGGGCCTCGGTGAGGTGGCCAAGATGAGCGCTGACATCACCATGGAAAAGCTGGGCGACCGAATGAGCGCCGAAGACCGCGAGACATTCACCGCGACAATGGATTTGGTGACGCCGTGGCTGTTCGCCGAGCGGGATCGGTTCGCGCTGCTGCATGGTGACTATCGACTCGACAACCTGTTGTTCGACCCGGCGCACGGCTGGGTGAGCGTGGTCGACTGGCAGACGCTCGGCGTGGGTCTGCCGGCCCGGGATCTCGCGTATTTCACCGCAACGAGCCTGAATTCGGAGCTGCGGTCGGCACTCGAGGAGGACCTTGTCGGCGAATATCATCAAGCGTTGCTGGGTTATGGCGTTACCGGCTACGACCGCGAAACATGTTGGCGCGATTACCGTCTCGGGATGCCGCAGGCGCTGCTGATCTCCGCTCTGGGATTCGCCTTCGCCACCGCCACCGAACGCGGCGACGACATGGTGCTTGCCATGCTCGGTCGCGGCTGTCGGGCCGTGCGTGAGCTGGGGACCCTGGAACTGCTCAGTTGA
- a CDS encoding ABC transporter ATP-binding protein, producing MIRTWISLVPADRRAKVRAYAALAFVAVVVRAVGAVLLVPLVGALFSDAPQRALAWLGWLTAATVTGWIVDAMTARIGFDLGFAVLDHSQHDVADRLPGVRLDWFTADNTAMARQAIAATGPELVGLVVNLLTPLTTAILLPAVIAVALVPISWQLGVAALAGVPLLLGALWASLRLTRRADAAAGDANTALTERIIEFARTQQALRAARRVEPARSLVGSALAAQHSATMRLLGMQIPGQLLFSVASQLALIALAGATTVLTMHGTLTVAEAVALIVVIARYLEPFTTVSELAPALESTRATLDRIRGVLIAPAVAAGTGGVPDTAGAAHIEFDDVAFGYDGASTPVLDGVSFALQPGTTTAIVGPSGSGKSTILALIAGLHQPTRGRVVIDGADAATLNAEARRAVSSVVFQHPYLFHGTIRDNVFAGNPTAGDDQFGRAVALARVDELIGRLPDGADTVVGEAGSALSGGERQRVSIARALLKEAPVLLVDEATSALDTENEVAVVDALTADPQARTRVIVAHRLASIRHADRVLFVDNGRVIEDGSIDELLAAGGRFSEFWRQQHEAADWHIAAE from the coding sequence GTGATTCGCACCTGGATAAGCCTTGTTCCGGCGGATCGCCGTGCGAAGGTGCGCGCCTACGCCGCGCTCGCGTTCGTTGCGGTCGTCGTGCGCGCGGTCGGCGCGGTATTGCTCGTCCCTCTGGTGGGGGCGTTGTTCAGTGACGCGCCACAGCGCGCGTTGGCGTGGCTGGGCTGGCTAACCGCGGCGACCGTGACCGGATGGATCGTCGATGCCATGACCGCGCGGATCGGCTTCGATCTGGGTTTCGCGGTGCTCGACCACTCGCAGCATGACGTGGCGGACCGGCTTCCGGGCGTTCGGCTGGATTGGTTCACCGCCGACAACACCGCGATGGCCCGCCAGGCGATCGCGGCAACCGGGCCAGAACTCGTCGGCCTGGTAGTCAACCTGCTGACGCCGTTGACCACGGCAATTCTGCTGCCCGCGGTCATCGCCGTGGCCCTGGTGCCCATCTCCTGGCAGCTCGGAGTGGCGGCGCTGGCCGGGGTGCCCTTGTTACTCGGGGCGCTGTGGGCCTCGCTGCGCCTGACGCGTCGCGCCGACGCGGCGGCAGGCGACGCCAATACCGCGTTGACCGAACGGATCATCGAGTTCGCCCGGACGCAACAGGCGCTGCGGGCCGCGCGGCGGGTCGAGCCGGCTCGCAGCCTGGTGGGCTCCGCCCTGGCGGCGCAGCACAGCGCGACGATGCGGCTGCTCGGCATGCAGATCCCGGGCCAGCTGTTGTTCAGCGTTGCCAGTCAGCTGGCGCTGATCGCCCTGGCCGGCGCCACCACGGTGCTGACCATGCATGGCACGCTCACGGTTGCCGAGGCGGTCGCCCTGATCGTCGTGATCGCCCGCTACCTCGAACCGTTCACCACCGTCAGCGAGCTGGCGCCGGCGCTGGAGAGCACCCGCGCCACACTCGATCGCATCCGTGGCGTGCTCATCGCGCCGGCCGTGGCGGCCGGGACCGGTGGTGTGCCCGATACCGCGGGCGCCGCACACATCGAATTCGATGACGTCGCCTTCGGCTACGACGGCGCGAGCACGCCGGTGCTCGACGGGGTCAGCTTCGCGTTGCAGCCGGGGACCACGACGGCGATCGTCGGGCCGTCGGGCTCCGGCAAGAGCACAATCCTGGCGCTGATCGCCGGATTGCACCAACCGACCCGCGGTCGCGTGGTCATCGATGGCGCCGACGCCGCGACGCTGAACGCGGAGGCGCGCCGCGCGGTCAGCAGCGTCGTCTTCCAGCACCCGTACCTGTTCCATGGGACGATCCGCGACAACGTATTCGCCGGAAACCCCACCGCCGGCGACGACCAATTCGGCCGGGCCGTCGCGCTGGCGCGAGTCGACGAGCTGATCGGCCGGTTGCCGGACGGCGCCGACACCGTCGTCGGCGAGGCCGGCTCGGCGTTGTCCGGCGGCGAGCGGCAACGGGTCAGCATCGCGCGGGCGCTGCTGAAGGAAGCTCCCGTGCTACTGGTCGACGAGGCGACCAGCGCCCTGGACACCGAGAACGAGGTTGCGGTGGTCGACGCGCTCACCGCTGACCCGCAAGCGCGCACCCGCGTGATCGTGGCGCATCGGTTGGCGAGCATCCGCCACGCCGATCGCGTTCTCTTCGTCGACAACGGGCGAGTGATCGAGGACGGGTCGATCGACGAATTACTCGCTGCGGGTGGCCGATTCAGTGAATTCTGGCGACAGCAGCATGAGGCTGCCGATTGGCACATCGCCGCCGAATAG